In bacterium YEK0313, one genomic interval encodes:
- the davD gene encoding Glutarate-semialdehyde dehydrogenase DavD codes for MTAKIAFLHEAAYVDGRWIGADDGKTVTVQDPATGETLGTVPNCGQAETARAIAAAEAALPAWRARTAKDRAQILHRLANIIEENAEALGTLLTREQGKSLAEAKGEVNFSAAYVRWFAEEAQRIYGDVIPSPWAGRRILVTKEPVGVVGAITPWNFPSSMIARKLGPALAAGCTIVIKPASQTPYSGLVWGDLCEKAGIPAGVVNVLTGSASAIGGELMDNPAVRKITFTGSTPIGKKLVEQSAKTLKKVSMELGGNAPFIVFDDADIDRAIEGAMIAKYRNSGQTCVCTNRFLVQSGIHDAFVAKLAAASEALKVGNGLEAGVQQGPLIDVKAVEKVEEHIKDAVAKGAKIVTGGHRHKLGGSFFEPTVLAGVTPDMVVARDETFGPLSPVFKFDTEEQAVQMANDTEFGLASYFYTRDLARAFRVSEALKYGMVGINEGLITTEVAPFGGVKESGMGKEGSKYGIEDYLDVKYVCVGGLS; via the coding sequence ATGACAGCGAAGATCGCGTTCCTGCACGAGGCGGCCTATGTCGACGGCCGCTGGATCGGTGCCGACGACGGCAAGACCGTGACGGTTCAGGACCCGGCGACCGGCGAAACGCTCGGCACCGTGCCGAACTGCGGCCAGGCCGAGACCGCGCGGGCCATCGCGGCGGCCGAGGCCGCGCTGCCGGCCTGGCGGGCGCGCACCGCCAAGGACCGCGCGCAGATCCTGCATCGCCTCGCCAATATCATCGAGGAGAATGCCGAGGCGCTCGGCACGCTGCTGACCCGCGAGCAGGGCAAGTCGCTCGCCGAAGCCAAGGGCGAGGTCAACTTTTCCGCCGCCTATGTCCGCTGGTTCGCCGAGGAGGCCCAGCGCATCTATGGCGACGTCATTCCCTCGCCCTGGGCCGGACGGCGCATCCTGGTCACCAAGGAGCCGGTCGGTGTGGTCGGCGCCATCACGCCGTGGAACTTCCCGTCCTCGATGATCGCGCGCAAGCTCGGCCCGGCGCTCGCCGCCGGCTGCACCATCGTCATCAAGCCGGCTTCGCAGACGCCCTATTCGGGCCTGGTCTGGGGTGATCTCTGCGAGAAGGCCGGCATTCCCGCCGGTGTCGTCAATGTTCTCACCGGTTCGGCCAGCGCCATCGGCGGCGAGCTGATGGACAATCCGGCCGTCCGCAAGATCACCTTCACCGGCTCCACGCCGATCGGCAAGAAACTGGTCGAGCAGTCGGCCAAGACCCTGAAGAAGGTGTCGATGGAGCTCGGCGGCAATGCGCCGTTCATCGTCTTCGACGACGCCGACATCGATCGCGCCATCGAAGGCGCGATGATCGCCAAATACCGCAATTCCGGCCAGACCTGCGTCTGCACCAACCGCTTCCTGGTGCAGTCGGGCATTCACGACGCCTTCGTTGCCAAGCTCGCCGCCGCATCCGAGGCGCTGAAGGTCGGCAACGGCCTCGAGGCGGGCGTGCAGCAGGGCCCGCTGATCGACGTCAAGGCGGTGGAGAAGGTCGAGGAGCACATCAAGGACGCGGTCGCCAAGGGCGCCAAGATCGTCACCGGCGGCCATCGCCACAAGCTCGGCGGTTCGTTCTTCGAGCCGACCGTGCTCGCCGGCGTGACGCCCGACATGGTGGTCGCGCGCGACGAGACCTTCGGCCCGCTGTCGCCGGTGTTCAAGTTCGACACCGAGGAGCAGGCGGTGCAGATGGCGAACGATACCGAGTTCGGCCTCGCCTCCTACTTCTACACCCGTGACCTCGCCCGTGCCTTCCGCGTCTCCGAGGCGCTGAAGTACGGCATGGTCGGCATCAACGAGGGCCTGATCACCACCGAAGTCGCGCCGTTCGGCGGCGTCAAGGAATCGGGCATGGGCAAGGAAGGCTCGAAATACGGCATCGAGGACTATCTCGACGTCAAATATGTCTGCGTCGGCGGTCTGAGCTGA
- a CDS encoding Glyoxalase-like domain protein, protein MIDHVSIAVGDLARAAAFYEAVLAPLGLTRLVTRERTVGFGKRYPEFWLNLRDDHHAPPGDPGAHICLRAADEEAVRSFHAAALAGGGRDSGARSAPGGDDHLFRRLHPRPRR, encoded by the coding sequence ATGATCGATCATGTGTCCATCGCGGTCGGCGATCTCGCCCGTGCCGCGGCCTTCTACGAGGCCGTGCTGGCGCCGCTCGGTCTCACACGGCTGGTCACCCGCGAGCGCACCGTCGGCTTCGGCAAGCGTTATCCCGAATTCTGGCTCAACCTGCGCGACGATCATCATGCGCCGCCCGGCGATCCCGGCGCGCATATCTGCCTGCGCGCCGCCGACGAGGAGGCGGTCAGATCCTTCCACGCTGCCGCGCTTGCCGGAGGCGGGCGCGATTCGGGCGCGCGGTCCGCGCCAGGCGGCGATGACCACCTATTTCGGCGCCTTCATCCTCGACCCCGACGGTAA